AGGTCCAGCCCCAGCATCCAGTTGTGTTTAGGATCGGTCTGGCGGATGTGTTCAATTCGGGCTACAAGCTGAGACATCGTATTTATTTGCTCTTTTTCGGCTCGCTTTCGCTGCATGGCAAAAGCATAGGTATTGTTCATTTTGGCTGGGTTAAGCCACACCAGACCCACTTTCGCATCCAGACGTTTTACGGTGTCGTACGACTCCTGAGGCGACATGCGTTTATTGATGTGGTTAAAGATGATGAGCGAGGTGCCGGTGTATTCCCATGTCATATCAATTTGTTTATTGATCATAGCATTACGTGAAATAGTGGTGGCGATATTGGTCTGCGGTGTAACATCAAATCCTTTCTTTTTTAAATACTGAACCGTCATAGCGGACAAAATATGCTGCTCGGTAAAGCTTTTAGTCGCCAGGATCAGCGGTGCCGCCTGGCTCTGAGTGCTAATGAATAGCATTCCCGCCATGAGCCAGCCGGTGAGGGTAGTTAATTTCATCTTTATAACTCTCCGTTTAGGCAGTGTGCGGGCTGAGCCACTGACCGAGAAAAGCCAGTGCCATATCCAAAATTAATGCAAACAATGCTGTTGCTGCGGCTCCTAAAATCAGGGTGGGAAAATCGTTCAGATAGATGCCAGGGAAAATGAGCTCACCATAGCTACTGGCGCCAATCAGAAACGCCAGAGGAGCGGTACCCACATTGATGGCCGTAGCGATTCTGATGCCAGAAAGCATGACCGGCCATGCATCAGGTAACTCAACCATGCGTAGCCGCTGGCTACGGGTCATACCAATACCTTTTGCCGCTTCAGTTAGCGCTGGCGGTACCGCACACAATCCCGCATAGGTGTTACGTACAATAGGCAGCAAAGAAGCGAGGAACAGCGCGACAATAGCCGGCTTATCCCCAATGCCAATGACTACCATCGCCAGAGCCAAAACCGCCAGCGGTGGTAAAGTATTTCCGACGTTGAAAATTTGCATGACATATTCCGCCCAGCGCCGGGCAAAAGGGCGGCTAAGGAATATGCCGCTGGGTACTCCTACAAGTAACGCCAGGGCCATGGAACTAAAAACCAGAATTAGGTGCTGTTTTCCGAGGTAAACCAGGTCAATCTGACGCTCGCGAATGGTTTCAATACCAATCCCCCAGACCAGTAATGCCAGGATTACCGCTAAAATCACAAACCCCAATAGCAG
This genomic interval from Salmonella enterica subsp. enterica serovar Choleraesuis contains the following:
- a CDS encoding glycine/betaine ABC transporter substrate-binding protein; translated protein: MKLTTLTGWLMAGMLFISTQSQAAPLILATKSFTEQHILSAMTVQYLKKKGFDVTPQTNIATTISRNAMINKQIDMTWEYTGTSLIIFNHINKRMSPQESYDTVKRLDAKVGLVWLNPAKMNNTYAFAMQRKRAEKEQINTMSQLVARIEHIRQTDPKHNWMLGLDLEFSGRSDGMKPLQEAYNMKLDRPQIRQMDPGLVYNAIRDGFVEAGLIYTTDGRVKGFDLKVLEDDKGFFPSYAVTPVVREDTLKANPGLADALNELSARLNNEVITDLNARVDISHETPQKVAREFLQQQGLL
- a CDS encoding glycine/betaine ABC transporter permease; amino-acid sequence: MKQNTFAGRLLLGFVILAVILALLVWGIGIETIRERQIDLVYLGKQHLILVFSSMALALLVGVPSGIFLSRPFARRWAEYVMQIFNVGNTLPPLAVLALAMVVIGIGDKPAIVALFLASLLPIVRNTYAGLCAVPPALTEAAKGIGMTRSQRLRMVELPDAWPVMLSGIRIATAINVGTAPLAFLIGASSYGELIFPGIYLNDFPTLILGAAATALFALILDMALAFLGQWLSPHTA